In Daphnia magna isolate NIES linkage group LG7, ASM2063170v1.1, whole genome shotgun sequence, a single genomic region encodes these proteins:
- the LOC123466315 gene encoding carbonic anhydrase-like isoform X1, with the protein MIFLCKLLLVMGFSAVSAMPKAAETIRSNDRELQGSIVLNDGGQRQSSTNITRIRDNQSSRSMAGFQQNESGVPDNSLFKGDARITKLLSQSPIDIITDKAIDADYASFHFGNYEKIFPESLKNNGETVKLKIETEDLDKDNLPFISGGGLSGRYKFEQLHFHWGEGSRGSEHRIDGKQYAAELHIVHYNSKYENFIEASGEKGGVAALAILIELQARDNKVFRHLQQFEAIIDPTENDSDKLDVPFPLDDLLPDSTESFFRYNGSLTTPVFTEGVIWTVFDTPIAISKGQLAKFRLLLDKQGNRIKENVREVQELNDREIFYRAEQNAEDNDLPDDDERLSRDS; encoded by the exons ATGATTTTCCTTTGTAAG cTCTTGTTGGTGATGGGCTTTTCGGCTGTAAGTGCCATGCCGAAGGCAGCGGAGACCATCCGTTCTAATGATAGAG AGCTACAAGGATCAATCGTATTAAATGACGGAGGCCAACGTCAATCGTCTACCAATATCACTAGGATCCGAGACAACCAAAGTTCCCGTTCTATGGCCGGTTTTCAACAAAACGAAAGTGGTGTTCCGGATAACTCCCTTTTCAAAGGAGACGCTCGGATCACCAAACTACTAAGCCAATCACCCATCGATATCATTACTGACAAAGCCATCGACGCAGATTATGCTTCTTTTCATTTCGGAAATTACGAAAAGATTTTTCCTGAGAGCTTAAAGAACAATGGAGAGACCg TCAAGTTGAAAATTGAGACGGAAGATTTGGATAAAGATAATCTCCCTTTCATTTCTGGTGGAGGCCTGTCCGGCCGTTACAAATTCGAACAACTTCATTTCCATTGGGGTGAAGGCTCGCGGGGTAGTGAGCACAGAATTGATGGCAAACA ATATGCTGCCGAATTGCACATCGTTCACTACAATTCTAAATACGAAAATTTTATAGAAGCTTCTGGCGAAAAGGGTGGAGTAGCTGCTCTAGCCATCTTAATTGAG TTGCAAGCGAGAGACAACAAAGTTTTTCGTCATCTTCAACAATTTGAAGCAATAATTGATCCTACTGAGAACGATAGCGATAAATTAGATGTTCCTTTCCCACTGGATGATCTTCTTCCCGATAGTACTGAAAGCTTCTTCCGTTACAATGGATCGTTGACCACACCAGTGTTTACTGAAGGCGTCATCTGGACAGTTTTTGATACTCCAATTGCCATTTCGAAAGGCCAG TTGGCAAAATTTAGATTACTTCTGGATAAGCAAGGAAACcggataaaagaaaatgtacgGGAAGTTCAGGAACTGAATGATAGAGAGATATTCTATCGTGCGGAGCAAAATGCAGAAGACAACGACTTACCAGATGACGACGAGCGACTAAGTCGTGATTCCTAG
- the LOC123466315 gene encoding carbonic anhydrase-like isoform X2 gives MIERSLSLLCKELQGSIVLNDGGQRQSSTNITRIRDNQSSRSMAGFQQNESGVPDNSLFKGDARITKLLSQSPIDIITDKAIDADYASFHFGNYEKIFPESLKNNGETVKLKIETEDLDKDNLPFISGGGLSGRYKFEQLHFHWGEGSRGSEHRIDGKQYAAELHIVHYNSKYENFIEASGEKGGVAALAILIELQARDNKVFRHLQQFEAIIDPTENDSDKLDVPFPLDDLLPDSTESFFRYNGSLTTPVFTEGVIWTVFDTPIAISKGQLAKFRLLLDKQGNRIKENVREVQELNDREIFYRAEQNAEDNDLPDDDERLSRDS, from the exons ATGATAGAG AGATCATTATCCTTATTATGTAAAGAGCTACAAGGATCAATCGTATTAAATGACGGAGGCCAACGTCAATCGTCTACCAATATCACTAGGATCCGAGACAACCAAAGTTCCCGTTCTATGGCCGGTTTTCAACAAAACGAAAGTGGTGTTCCGGATAACTCCCTTTTCAAAGGAGACGCTCGGATCACCAAACTACTAAGCCAATCACCCATCGATATCATTACTGACAAAGCCATCGACGCAGATTATGCTTCTTTTCATTTCGGAAATTACGAAAAGATTTTTCCTGAGAGCTTAAAGAACAATGGAGAGACCg TCAAGTTGAAAATTGAGACGGAAGATTTGGATAAAGATAATCTCCCTTTCATTTCTGGTGGAGGCCTGTCCGGCCGTTACAAATTCGAACAACTTCATTTCCATTGGGGTGAAGGCTCGCGGGGTAGTGAGCACAGAATTGATGGCAAACA ATATGCTGCCGAATTGCACATCGTTCACTACAATTCTAAATACGAAAATTTTATAGAAGCTTCTGGCGAAAAGGGTGGAGTAGCTGCTCTAGCCATCTTAATTGAG TTGCAAGCGAGAGACAACAAAGTTTTTCGTCATCTTCAACAATTTGAAGCAATAATTGATCCTACTGAGAACGATAGCGATAAATTAGATGTTCCTTTCCCACTGGATGATCTTCTTCCCGATAGTACTGAAAGCTTCTTCCGTTACAATGGATCGTTGACCACACCAGTGTTTACTGAAGGCGTCATCTGGACAGTTTTTGATACTCCAATTGCCATTTCGAAAGGCCAG TTGGCAAAATTTAGATTACTTCTGGATAAGCAAGGAAACcggataaaagaaaatgtacgGGAAGTTCAGGAACTGAATGATAGAGAGATATTCTATCGTGCGGAGCAAAATGCAGAAGACAACGACTTACCAGATGACGACGAGCGACTAAGTCGTGATTCCTAG